In Marisediminicola antarctica, one DNA window encodes the following:
- a CDS encoding glycine betaine ABC transporter substrate-binding protein — MNKKSMSLIGVLAVGALALTGCSASAPAAEAGAQGDELAGLTGEIGAKDFSEQYILAHITSQLLNAYGADTSANTTVVGSANVRSALESDEFLGYWEYTGTSWITYNGNTAPVVGEEAQFEATKEADAAKGIAWLDAAPFNNTYAFAILTDKGEELGVSSLSDVAGLAEADQTFCIESEFSTRDDGWPGLKAAYGIDVPDSNVALLDTGVIYDTTAKGEVCNFGEVFATDGRISALGLTVLDDDESFFPVYQGGFTLKQATLDEYPAIADVMAKVNSELTTAEMQRLNALADVEGEDPEDIAADWLTELGLI; from the coding sequence ATGAACAAGAAATCCATGTCGCTGATCGGCGTCCTCGCCGTCGGCGCTCTCGCACTCACCGGCTGCTCGGCCAGCGCGCCGGCGGCCGAGGCGGGCGCCCAGGGCGACGAGCTTGCCGGCCTCACCGGCGAGATCGGTGCGAAGGACTTTTCTGAGCAGTACATCCTCGCCCACATCACGAGCCAGCTGCTCAACGCGTACGGTGCCGACACCTCGGCGAACACCACCGTCGTGGGATCGGCAAACGTGCGCTCCGCGCTCGAGAGCGACGAGTTCCTCGGGTACTGGGAGTACACCGGAACGTCGTGGATCACCTACAACGGAAACACTGCGCCCGTCGTCGGCGAGGAGGCCCAGTTCGAGGCGACCAAGGAAGCGGACGCGGCCAAGGGCATCGCCTGGCTCGATGCGGCACCGTTCAACAACACCTACGCGTTCGCCATCCTCACCGACAAGGGAGAGGAGCTCGGCGTCAGCTCGCTCAGCGACGTCGCGGGACTGGCCGAAGCCGACCAGACCTTCTGCATCGAGAGCGAGTTCTCGACTCGTGACGACGGCTGGCCCGGACTCAAGGCGGCCTACGGGATCGATGTGCCCGATTCCAACGTGGCTCTGCTCGACACCGGCGTGATCTACGACACCACCGCGAAGGGCGAGGTGTGCAACTTCGGCGAGGTCTTCGCGACCGACGGCCGGATCAGCGCCCTGGGGCTCACCGTGCTGGACGACGACGAGTCCTTCTTCCCCGTCTACCAGGGCGGCTTCACGCTCAAGCAGGCGACCCTCGACGAGTACCCGGCGATCGCCGACGTCATGGCGAAGGTCAACTCCGAGCTCACGACGGCAGAGATGCAGCGCCTCAACGCGCTCGCCGACGTCGAGGGCGAAGACCCGGAAGACATCGCCGCCGACTGGCTCACCGAGTTGGGTCTGATCTAA
- a CDS encoding ATP-binding cassette domain-containing protein gives MTNSTPTDSANAETNTRPQKLIGSSSTSATIATTTSITTVKNTSGARIELSDVSKRYPNQAVPAVENFSMEAQPGELIMFVGPSGCGKTTTMKMINRIIEPTSGSIKIDGKDVLSFDPNDLRRHIGYVIQQIGLFPHMTIAENIGVVPRLLGWSKAKIAGRVDELLSVVQLDPGTFANRYPKQLSGGQQQRIGVARALAADPPVMLMDEPFGATDPITREKLQIEFLRLQETIGKTIIFVTHDFDEAVRLGDRIAVLSDRSQIEQFDTPANILTAPANDYVASFIGHGAALKRLALIPVNHAKLGPASAAVGRVTVPEGDTLRDALDALILTGAPAIGVTDVSSRVVASITVDQISAVLGAEAIPAVGGR, from the coding sequence ATGACCAACTCCACACCCACCGACTCTGCCAACGCCGAGACGAACACCCGCCCGCAGAAGCTCATCGGCTCCTCCTCCACGTCGGCGACAATCGCCACCACCACATCGATCACCACGGTGAAGAACACGAGCGGCGCCCGCATCGAACTGAGCGACGTGAGCAAAAGGTATCCGAACCAGGCGGTGCCCGCGGTCGAGAACTTCTCGATGGAGGCGCAGCCGGGCGAGCTGATCATGTTCGTCGGACCGTCCGGATGCGGCAAGACGACGACCATGAAGATGATCAACCGCATCATCGAGCCGACGTCCGGATCGATCAAGATCGACGGCAAGGACGTGCTCTCGTTCGACCCGAACGACCTGCGGCGCCATATCGGCTACGTCATCCAGCAGATCGGGCTCTTCCCCCACATGACCATCGCCGAGAATATCGGTGTCGTGCCCCGTCTGCTGGGCTGGTCGAAGGCGAAGATCGCGGGCCGCGTCGACGAACTCCTGTCGGTGGTGCAGCTCGATCCCGGCACCTTCGCCAACCGGTACCCGAAGCAGCTCTCCGGAGGCCAGCAGCAGCGCATCGGTGTGGCCCGGGCGCTGGCCGCTGACCCGCCCGTCATGCTCATGGACGAACCGTTCGGCGCGACGGACCCCATCACCCGGGAGAAGCTCCAGATTGAGTTCCTGCGGCTGCAGGAGACCATCGGCAAGACGATCATCTTCGTCACGCACGACTTCGATGAGGCGGTGCGCCTCGGCGACCGGATCGCGGTGCTGAGCGACCGGTCGCAGATCGAGCAGTTCGACACCCCGGCGAACATACTCACCGCGCCGGCGAACGACTATGTGGCCTCCTTCATCGGCCACGGCGCAGCGCTCAAGAGGCTCGCACTCATCCCGGTCAACCACGCCAAGCTCGGCCCCGCCAGCGCCGCCGTCGGCCGTGTCACCGTGCCCGAGGGCGACACCCTCCGTGATGCGCTCGATGCGCTCATCCTCACCGGGGCCCCGGCAATCGGCGTGACCGACGTCTCGTCCCGCGTCGTCGCGTCGATCACGGTCGACCAGATCTCCGCGGTGCTCGGCGCCGAGGCGATCCCCGCCGTCGGGGGCCGCTGA
- the fae gene encoding formaldehyde-activating enzyme: MAQALQLGESFIGAGVNAAHVNTVFGHREGPAGVAWATALATPSQGHVPFVTVLRPSLPVKPLTLFVTKAAPANDAHGLLIWGPAQAGIAAGVADALADGTITLEQADSHVVIAAVWVNPAADDAEQVYANNRESARTALQNGAASLPATSEVIAARNTPTNPFFTPRA, translated from the coding sequence ATGGCCCAGGCCCTTCAGCTCGGCGAGAGCTTCATTGGCGCCGGCGTCAACGCCGCCCACGTCAACACGGTTTTCGGCCACCGCGAGGGGCCGGCAGGGGTGGCGTGGGCAACTGCCCTCGCCACCCCGAGCCAGGGGCACGTGCCCTTCGTGACCGTGCTGCGCCCGTCACTGCCGGTCAAACCGCTCACCCTGTTCGTCACGAAGGCCGCTCCAGCGAACGACGCGCACGGGCTCCTCATCTGGGGCCCGGCGCAGGCCGGGATCGCCGCCGGAGTCGCGGATGCCCTCGCCGACGGCACCATCACCCTCGAGCAGGCCGACAGCCATGTGGTCATCGCCGCGGTCTGGGTGAATCCCGCCGCCGACGACGCCGAGCAGGTGTATGCCAACAACCGCGAGTCCGCCCGCACCGCGCTCCAGAACGGCGCCGCGTCACTCCCCGCGACGAGCGAGGTCATCGCCGCGCGCAACACCCCGACAAACCCCTTCTTCACCCCGAGAGCCTGA
- a CDS encoding IclR family transcriptional regulator, which yields MTTPALPPRRNSAGLRRDLDLLEILGSPEAEANGGLGVVRIAELAGRDKGQVSRTLATLADAGLVARDSQSLTYRLGYQLYALAARTLESRLVREAAPFLRRVVTATHETVHLCVLRGENVLTLASELSEYAFRGIGWEGVSVAAWRTSSGRVLISDWHEDDLRRWYDLHGHDRPVTGPVSPVRQAEAFAAPTVEGTPMITDFASLLHEVARIRQRGFATVDEEFELGVVGASAPVYDFRGNIVAAINLSAPKVRLGPHLDEVGGLLARVAGELSTHLGGTPRGR from the coding sequence ATGACCACGCCGGCACTCCCCCCTCGTCGCAATTCCGCGGGCCTGCGCCGAGATCTCGATCTGCTCGAAATACTCGGCTCCCCGGAGGCGGAAGCCAACGGAGGGCTTGGCGTCGTGCGGATCGCCGAGCTCGCCGGCCGGGACAAGGGACAAGTGTCACGCACGCTGGCGACACTGGCCGATGCCGGGCTCGTGGCCCGAGACAGCCAGAGCCTGACCTACCGACTCGGCTACCAGCTGTACGCCCTCGCGGCGCGCACCCTCGAGTCGCGGCTCGTGCGCGAGGCGGCGCCCTTCCTGCGCCGGGTGGTCACCGCGACGCATGAGACCGTGCACCTCTGCGTGCTGCGCGGGGAGAATGTGCTGACCCTCGCGAGCGAACTGAGCGAATATGCCTTCAGGGGCATTGGTTGGGAGGGGGTGAGCGTGGCCGCCTGGCGAACCTCGTCGGGGCGGGTGCTCATCAGCGATTGGCACGAGGACGATTTGCGCCGGTGGTACGACCTTCACGGCCACGACCGCCCCGTGACGGGACCCGTCTCTCCGGTACGGCAGGCCGAGGCCTTCGCCGCGCCGACAGTGGAGGGCACCCCGATGATCACCGACTTCGCGAGCCTGCTCCACGAGGTGGCACGCATTCGGCAGAGGGGATTCGCTACCGTCGATGAGGAATTCGAACTCGGCGTCGTGGGCGCCTCCGCACCGGTCTACGACTTTCGAGGCAACATCGTTGCGGCCATCAACCTCAGCGCACCCAAGGTGCGTCTCGGCCCACACCTGGACGAGGTGGGCGGCCTGCTCGCGCGGGTCGCCGGGGAACTCTCGACGCACCTCGGCGGGACGCCACGCGGCCGCTGA
- a CDS encoding low temperature requirement protein A, whose amino-acid sequence MPSEQNVTPGQAPIGFRRNLMRPEDSERTDRVTYIELFFDLIFVFALTQLSNHLYENQSVLGAAESAVLVLALWWVWVYTTWVTNWLDPARLLVRGVVIGLALVGLVMSTSIYEAFGDRGLAFALAYVALQLGRTVFMVLAAARHDAELYRELAQVLVWLSIASVFWIAGALLPLAYRLPVWAAALVVEYLSANRGFRIPGMTSGRLGDGRLSGAHIAERSALFVIIALGESFLVTGFAFVDQEASVAGVIGVITAFVTAVAMWWLYFDHGERAGSRAIENADMPGKLARVAYTYVHTLIIAGIVLASVADKEILAHPDAGMKLSTAITIIGGPVLYLVGLLLFRWVVARELLRFHIVGVAVMLALFAVAFTLTPLVLGVVVTLALVGVASAETIVRVRRGTDDAEAG is encoded by the coding sequence GTGCCCAGTGAGCAGAACGTGACCCCCGGCCAGGCGCCCATCGGATTTCGTCGCAATCTCATGCGCCCGGAGGACTCCGAGCGCACCGACAGGGTCACCTACATCGAGCTGTTCTTCGACCTCATCTTCGTCTTTGCCCTCACCCAGCTCTCCAACCACCTCTACGAGAATCAGTCGGTCCTGGGCGCTGCGGAATCGGCGGTGCTCGTCCTCGCACTCTGGTGGGTGTGGGTCTATACGACCTGGGTGACGAACTGGCTCGACCCCGCGCGCCTGTTGGTGCGCGGCGTCGTGATCGGGCTCGCTCTCGTCGGCCTCGTCATGAGCACCTCGATCTATGAGGCGTTCGGCGACCGCGGCCTTGCCTTCGCCCTCGCCTACGTGGCACTGCAGCTCGGGCGCACTGTGTTCATGGTGCTCGCGGCCGCCCGCCACGACGCGGAACTGTACCGCGAACTCGCGCAGGTGCTCGTCTGGCTGTCCATCGCGAGCGTTTTCTGGATCGCCGGGGCGCTGCTTCCGCTCGCCTACCGGCTTCCCGTCTGGGCTGCGGCCCTCGTGGTCGAGTACCTGTCGGCCAACCGCGGCTTCCGCATCCCCGGCATGACATCTGGGCGGCTCGGAGACGGAAGGCTTTCCGGAGCGCACATCGCCGAACGGAGCGCCCTGTTCGTGATCATCGCGCTCGGCGAATCCTTTCTCGTCACGGGCTTCGCGTTCGTCGATCAGGAGGCGTCCGTCGCGGGCGTCATCGGCGTGATCACGGCCTTCGTCACCGCCGTCGCGATGTGGTGGCTGTACTTCGATCACGGCGAACGGGCGGGGAGCCGCGCGATCGAGAACGCCGACATGCCGGGCAAGCTCGCCCGCGTCGCGTACACCTACGTGCACACCTTGATCATCGCGGGCATCGTGCTCGCCTCGGTCGCCGACAAGGAAATACTCGCGCACCCGGATGCCGGGATGAAACTTTCGACCGCGATCACGATCATCGGCGGGCCGGTTCTCTACCTGGTCGGGTTATTGCTGTTCCGCTGGGTCGTCGCCAGGGAGCTGCTGCGGTTCCACATCGTCGGTGTCGCCGTGATGCTCGCCCTGTTCGCCGTCGCGTTCACGTTGACCCCGCTCGTGCTGGGAGTCGTCGTCACCCTCGCGCTCGTCGGGGTCGCGTCGGCCGAGACGATCGTTCGGGTGCGGCGCGGCACCGACGATGCTGAGGCCGGCTGA
- a CDS encoding ABC transporter permease has product MATSTAAAPRVSPAPAETEQSRDRFWTLRRVSTPIVIIGVLLALYAWIAIIPLDSIMERTLNWDYILLRTREHLALTFAASFLVAVLAIPTGIIASRTTSRLLRGTILTVANIGQATPAIGFIILLAIIWQIGFQTALIALVAYSFLPVLRNTMVGLAQIDPYITESARGMGMTPGQVLTRIELPLAVPVILAGLRTSLVFAVGVATVATFINAGGLGDMIVNGLKLQRFPVLIAGAVIVSCIALLIDWIASLAEEILRPRGI; this is encoded by the coding sequence ATGGCGACCTCGACAGCCGCAGCGCCCCGGGTCAGTCCCGCGCCGGCCGAGACCGAACAGTCACGGGACCGCTTCTGGACCTTGCGGAGGGTGTCGACGCCGATCGTCATCATCGGGGTGCTGCTCGCCCTGTACGCCTGGATCGCGATCATCCCGCTCGACTCGATCATGGAGCGCACCCTCAACTGGGACTACATCCTGCTCCGCACCCGGGAGCACCTCGCCCTCACCTTCGCCGCATCGTTCCTCGTGGCGGTCCTCGCGATCCCCACCGGGATCATCGCCAGTCGCACCACGTCACGGCTGCTGCGCGGCACGATTCTGACCGTGGCGAACATCGGGCAAGCGACGCCGGCGATCGGCTTCATCATCCTGCTCGCGATCATCTGGCAGATCGGCTTCCAGACCGCGCTCATCGCGCTCGTGGCCTATTCCTTCCTGCCGGTGCTGCGCAACACCATGGTCGGGCTCGCGCAGATCGACCCCTACATCACAGAGTCGGCGCGGGGGATGGGCATGACGCCGGGCCAGGTGCTGACCCGGATCGAGCTGCCGCTCGCCGTGCCCGTCATCCTCGCGGGGCTGCGCACCTCCCTCGTCTTCGCCGTCGGCGTCGCGACGGTCGCCACGTTCATCAACGCGGGCGGCCTCGGCGACATGATCGTCAACGGCCTCAAACTCCAGCGGTTCCCCGTGCTGATCGCGGGGGCCGTCATCGTCTCCTGCATCGCGCTGCTGATCGACTGGATCGCCAGCCTCGCGGAGGAAATCCTCCGCCCGCGGGGCATCTGA
- the glyA gene encoding serine hydroxymethyltransferase codes for MQDSLPSTFAEPLSVVDPEIAAVLSQELGRQRGTLEMIASENFVSRAVLESQGSVLTNKYAEGYPGRRYYGGCEFVDIAETLAISRAKSLFGAEFANVQAHSGATANAAVLSAIATPGDTILGLELAHGGHLTHGMKLNFSGKLYNSVSYGVDPNTFLIDMNVLRDKAIEHKPKVIIAGWSAYPRQLDFAAFRAIADEVGATLWVDMAHFAGLVAAGLHPSPVPYADVVSSTVHKTLAGPRSGVILSRDTALAKKLNSNVFPGQQGGPLMHVIAAKATAFLLAAQPEFRDRQARTIEGAQLLAARLMAPDSAAAGIDVLTGGTDVHLVLADLRNSALNGQEAEDLLHSVGITVNRNSVPFDPRPPMVTSGLRIGTPALATRGFAAAEFTEVSDIIALALLPDPDVAALRERVLTLTEGFPLYPGLEKW; via the coding sequence GTGCAAGATAGCCTTCCCTCGACGTTCGCCGAGCCGCTGTCGGTCGTCGATCCCGAGATCGCCGCCGTACTAAGCCAAGAACTCGGCCGCCAGCGCGGAACGCTCGAGATGATCGCGAGCGAGAACTTTGTCTCACGCGCCGTGCTTGAGTCGCAGGGCTCGGTGCTCACCAACAAGTACGCCGAGGGCTACCCGGGGCGTCGTTACTACGGCGGATGCGAGTTCGTCGACATCGCGGAAACCCTCGCGATCTCGCGGGCGAAGAGCCTGTTCGGCGCAGAGTTCGCCAACGTGCAGGCCCACTCCGGTGCCACCGCGAACGCCGCGGTGCTGTCGGCCATCGCGACGCCGGGCGACACCATCCTCGGCCTCGAACTCGCTCACGGCGGCCACCTCACGCACGGCATGAAGCTCAACTTCTCCGGCAAGCTCTACAACTCCGTCTCCTATGGCGTCGACCCGAACACGTTCCTCATCGACATGAACGTCTTGCGCGACAAGGCGATCGAGCACAAGCCGAAGGTGATCATCGCGGGCTGGTCTGCCTACCCGCGCCAGCTCGACTTCGCCGCCTTCCGCGCGATCGCCGACGAGGTCGGCGCGACACTCTGGGTCGACATGGCCCACTTCGCCGGCCTCGTCGCGGCGGGCCTGCACCCGTCGCCGGTCCCCTACGCGGATGTCGTGTCGTCGACCGTGCACAAGACGCTCGCGGGACCGCGTTCCGGCGTCATCCTGAGCCGCGACACGGCCCTGGCCAAGAAGCTCAACTCGAACGTGTTCCCCGGCCAGCAGGGCGGACCGCTCATGCACGTGATCGCCGCGAAGGCGACCGCGTTCCTGCTCGCCGCGCAGCCGGAGTTCCGCGACCGCCAGGCGCGCACGATCGAGGGTGCGCAACTGCTCGCCGCCCGGCTCATGGCCCCCGACTCCGCCGCGGCGGGCATCGACGTGCTCACCGGGGGAACCGACGTGCACCTCGTGCTCGCCGACCTGCGCAACTCCGCGCTGAACGGCCAGGAGGCCGAAGACCTGCTGCACTCGGTCGGCATCACCGTCAACCGCAACTCGGTGCCGTTCGACCCGCGCCCGCCGATGGTGACCTCCGGGCTCCGCATCGGCACACCGGCCCTCGCCACCCGCGGCTTCGCGGCGGCGGAGTTCACCGAGGTCTCCGACATCATCGCCCTCGCGCTGCTGCCCGACCCCGACGTGGCGGCGCTGCGCGAACGTGTGCTCACCCTCACCGAGGGATTCCCGCTCTACCCCGGTCTCGAGAAGTGGTAG
- a CDS encoding ABC transporter permease, with translation MTEFDFGNLLTFWGRRYDDILILIGEHMLVVALALAFATVLGVGVGLLVWDRPIGRSLAVTSAAVILTIPSLALLAAMIPIFGLGWPPTLIGLTVYSLLPIIRNTVVGLREVSPAIMESAKGMGMSPSRVLLSVQLPLAWPVIVTGVRVAAQLTIGIAAIGAYVGGPGLGQMIFQGLSSLGSKNALNYALTGTVGVIILALVVDALFNSITKYTTAKGLRA, from the coding sequence GTGACGGAATTCGATTTCGGGAACCTGCTGACCTTTTGGGGGCGCAGGTACGACGACATCCTGATCCTCATTGGCGAGCACATGCTCGTCGTCGCGCTGGCGCTCGCGTTCGCAACAGTCCTGGGGGTGGGCGTCGGGCTGCTCGTCTGGGACCGCCCGATCGGGCGCTCCCTCGCCGTGACCTCCGCCGCCGTCATCCTCACCATTCCCTCGCTCGCCCTGCTGGCGGCGATGATTCCGATCTTCGGCCTGGGCTGGCCCCCGACGCTCATCGGCCTCACGGTCTACTCGCTGCTGCCGATCATTCGCAACACGGTGGTCGGATTGCGCGAGGTGTCGCCCGCGATCATGGAGTCCGCCAAGGGGATGGGGATGAGCCCGAGCCGGGTGCTCCTCTCGGTGCAGCTGCCGCTGGCCTGGCCGGTCATCGTCACCGGGGTGCGGGTCGCCGCCCAGCTCACGATCGGAATCGCCGCCATCGGCGCCTACGTGGGTGGCCCCGGCCTCGGCCAGATGATCTTCCAGGGTCTCTCCTCGCTCGGCTCGAAGAACGCTCTCAACTACGCGCTCACCGGCACCGTCGGGGTCATCATTCTCGCGCTCGTCGTCGACGCGCTGTTCAACAGCATCACCAAGTACACAACCGCGAAGGGGCTGCGTGCCTGA
- a CDS encoding bifunctional methylenetetrahydrofolate dehydrogenase/methenyltetrahydrofolate cyclohydrolase yields the protein MVAVRLDGVATASAVKAELTERISALKAAGITPGLGTLLVGSDPGSLSYVAGKHRDCAEVGIESIRVDLPATASAEQVRDAIAALNADPAVTGYIIQLPLPAGLDENAMLELMDPDKDADGLHPTNLGRLVLGVAGELDSPLPCTPAGIVEMLRRYDVPIAGTHVVVVGRGLTVGRPLGLLLTRKGVDATVTLTHSRTVDLESEVRRADIVVAAVGVAGLIQPHWVKPGAAVLDVGITRVIDEETGRARLRGDVDPGVADVAGYLSPVPGGVGPMTRAMLLVNVVEAAERLR from the coding sequence GTGGTAGCGGTTCGGCTCGACGGCGTCGCCACCGCATCCGCCGTCAAGGCCGAACTCACCGAGCGAATCAGCGCGCTGAAGGCGGCCGGCATCACGCCGGGCCTCGGCACGCTGCTCGTCGGCAGTGACCCCGGCTCGCTGTCCTACGTCGCGGGCAAGCACCGGGACTGCGCCGAGGTCGGAATCGAGTCGATCCGCGTCGACCTGCCCGCTACGGCATCCGCCGAGCAGGTCCGCGACGCGATCGCGGCGCTCAACGCCGACCCCGCGGTGACCGGCTACATCATCCAGCTGCCGCTGCCTGCGGGACTCGACGAGAACGCGATGCTCGAGTTGATGGACCCAGACAAGGATGCCGACGGGCTGCACCCGACGAACCTGGGCCGGCTCGTGCTCGGCGTCGCCGGCGAGCTCGACTCGCCGCTGCCGTGCACCCCGGCGGGCATCGTCGAGATGCTGCGCCGGTATGACGTTCCGATCGCGGGCACGCACGTTGTGGTCGTGGGCCGCGGGCTCACGGTCGGGCGCCCGCTCGGGCTGCTGCTGACCCGCAAGGGCGTCGACGCGACCGTGACCCTCACCCACTCGCGCACCGTGGATCTCGAGAGCGAGGTGCGCCGGGCCGACATCGTCGTGGCGGCCGTGGGCGTCGCCGGCCTCATCCAGCCGCACTGGGTCAAGCCCGGCGCCGCGGTGCTCGACGTGGGCATTACCCGCGTGATCGACGAGGAGACCGGCAGGGCGCGGCTGCGCGGCGACGTCGACCCGGGTGTCGCGGATGTCGCCGGCTACCTCTCGCCCGTCCCCGGCGGGGTGGGGCCGATGACGCGCGCGATGCTGCTCGTCAACGTCGTGGAGGCGGCCGAGCGGCTGCGCTGA
- a CDS encoding mandelate racemase/muconate lactonizing enzyme family protein, whose product MRITAIRLTRLSLPLDPPFRAAWDPTPRTSFAATLVEVETDEGVTGVGSGDTMDGFEAFEHLFIGTDPLQILNQVRRIETINFHGGRYWPLEAALWDIIGKVAGLPVSVLFGGAKDRLPAYASSGELLAPAERADSALAAQAMGFKAMKIRIARDRLAEGIAAVRAAREAVGDDFDLMVDLNQMWRMAGDIEAALPLATVQRVAAELRDLGVLWLEEPLPQADIAGAKRVREQTGIQVSGGEMVRSMPEMMGLIEADAFDIYQPDVALAVGMYRTRQVAEAANLRHRQFTPHTWSNGLGLLANLHVAAGVDAGPYLEFPFDPPRWSPERRDFFMTPLRIDAAGDLVVPTAAGLGAEIDYDAVTRYTV is encoded by the coding sequence ATGAGAATCACCGCCATCCGGCTCACTCGGCTCAGTCTTCCGCTGGACCCTCCCTTCCGCGCAGCGTGGGACCCGACACCGCGCACGAGCTTCGCCGCAACGCTCGTCGAGGTTGAGACCGACGAGGGGGTCACCGGGGTCGGGTCGGGCGACACGATGGACGGATTCGAGGCCTTCGAGCACCTCTTCATCGGCACCGACCCGCTGCAAATTCTCAACCAGGTGCGCCGGATCGAGACAATCAACTTCCACGGCGGACGCTACTGGCCCCTGGAGGCAGCCCTCTGGGACATCATCGGCAAGGTCGCTGGTCTGCCGGTGAGCGTGCTCTTCGGAGGGGCGAAGGACCGCCTGCCGGCCTACGCCTCCTCCGGTGAGCTGCTGGCGCCGGCCGAGCGGGCCGACTCGGCCCTCGCCGCGCAGGCGATGGGTTTCAAAGCCATGAAGATCCGGATCGCCCGCGACCGGCTCGCCGAGGGCATTGCCGCGGTCCGCGCCGCCCGCGAGGCGGTGGGCGACGACTTCGACCTCATGGTCGACCTCAACCAGATGTGGCGGATGGCGGGCGACATCGAGGCCGCGCTGCCGCTGGCCACTGTGCAGCGTGTGGCTGCGGAGCTGAGGGACCTCGGCGTGCTCTGGCTCGAGGAGCCGCTGCCGCAGGCCGATATCGCCGGGGCTAAACGGGTTCGCGAGCAGACCGGCATCCAGGTGTCCGGGGGAGAGATGGTGCGGTCAATGCCCGAAATGATGGGACTGATCGAGGCGGATGCCTTCGACATCTACCAGCCGGACGTCGCGCTCGCCGTCGGCATGTACCGCACCCGCCAGGTGGCCGAGGCCGCCAACCTGCGCCACCGCCAGTTCACACCGCACACCTGGAGCAACGGCCTCGGGCTCCTCGCCAACCTCCACGTCGCCGCGGGGGTCGACGCCGGCCCCTACCTCGAGTTTCCCTTCGACCCGCCCAGGTGGTCGCCCGAGCGGCGGGACTTCTTCATGACACCGCTCCGGATCGACGCCGCCGGTGACCTGGTCGTGCCGACGGCCGCGGGCCTCGGCGCGGAGATCGACTACGACGCAGTGACGAGGTACACCGTATGA